AGTTCAGACTTGCATGTAATGTCTTAGAGTCAGGAGTTTTCATTTTAGATATACAACTTGTTTTTTCATGTTGTTTGAACTTAGATTGCACTATTCTTATGAAGTACTACTTAGGTTTAGTTCGTAGGCAATATATTTCACCTAATTATAAGGAGTATTGGAGCCATTCAGAGTATGTACTTATTAAGATATATACATATGATGTGTGCAAATTTTTGTATGTGGGAGGAAAACAGATTATTTTCTTTGATGTAAGCATTGAACTAAAGTTAGGAGAGACCCATGTCTGTTCATGTAGCATAAGGTGATATTGTTGAACTGATATAGTTTATACTCTTTGCtagtttttttccttctatGTTTTTGCACATTTCACATAACTGATGAAGTATATGGAGAACTTTTGGGTGCAGCTTCTGCCATTGACACCAATAGAAAATGTTGCACTGCtcctgcaatttcttttttatgttgtatatatcactgttagtttattatttttatgcatgtcATTCGCAGGACACACAATAAAATACTAAAGTCCATAGTTTGCATGTCATCAGGTATTGGTTGATGTCGTTGCAGATTATCATACACGGTGGACAGATCATCTCATGGAAGAAAGAGTACTACAACTAGCTCGTGTCTACTATCAGCAAggtggggatttttttttaaacacgaGTACACCTTGTAGCGTATAGGGCCTGGTGGTAGAAGTATAAACAACTTCACTAACCACTCAAACAAGACTTAGTTCTCGGCAAGGTGAGTACTTTAGCTGCTCATCTTTGAGTTTTGTGGCAATGTCGCTATTCTGCAGCTAACGATAGGAGCCATGCTATGTGATCGCCAAGGATTCATTAATTAGAGTAAGGGGTTGAGAAATACTTGCCTAATCTAAAAAAAACACTAACGAAACTAACTGCGCAAATACGTGGGCCAAATTACTAGTTGTTCGTATTGATGCTCGAAACAGGGCATCGAGTTTTGTCTCGCCCCGCGGCCTCCAAGAGCTCAGGGCCGGCCCTGCAGACAGCCACAACCGATCCCACACCTGCACTCTTCACGGCGCGTCCCCTTGACTCTTTTTCGCCCTTTTCCGCCGCCCTTTACACTTTCGGTGCAAATGCGCATGAAATTGAGTGAGGACCACGATGAGAGAGGACTCATACACGACTCTAGGAGGCTATCGCACCAACACTACAGTTGAGCCAAAAATTAGTGAAGCTTGTACTCCGTAGGACCGGTAATGGCGGAACTACGTTGGTGCATAGGTATGCAATTACATAtctaattatttttgaaaaaaattaattatatatagtatatattagATATATGTAGTACATAATTAATTAGACTTAACACTTACGACATTAGCTTTCTATCAGACGTTCACTGTCGACCCATCCTCACTTTCGCATACTCTCATCGAATCTACGGCCCACACTTGAACACATCTTAGTCACCCACGAGTCCAATTACGTTTCCTTAATTTGCTCTCTCGCAATCTTGCATACCTAGTCTATCCTGGGTTAGGTCCGCCACTGAGAGCAGGCGCCTGTAGTGCAGAGTGGGGTAGTTGGTTAGCTGGGGCCAAGCCAGTCCTGTCGGTCAGGGCGTTCCACTTGAGCCCGCGCGGGGCGTACCACGTTTCGCTGCGGTGGTCAGACGTGCGCGCGCAGGAGGCGAGAGCAGCGCCAGCCACAGCTGCTGGCAGTGCCGCCTCCGCCCCAGGCTGCAAGCGCAAGCTACCTACGCTGGCGCGCAGCGAGCTTTTGGGCCGTTTCTCTCGTTCTACCCCGAGCGCGGCGACCTCAACAGCTCGGGCGGTCTTCGGTCGTGTTCCCTTGGTTTAGCCCGTTCTCATGCACCCGGCCGGCTTGGTCGCTTGACTGGAGGTCCACGGGTTTTCACTTTGCTGACGTCCGAACTTGCGAGTACATCTCGAAACGTGAGTACACATGTTCACGAATGACTTCACTGGTGAGTACGAGTCTCCCAAAAAGATGACTTGACTAGCCGTGCTCAGTCATGCAAGAAACCATAGCAAAACTCCCCGTAAACTGCATCGTAATGCAGAGACTCACCCTGTTCACTCTCCGTAAACGCTGCTTAATAAAGGCTTAAACGTCATCGTAATGCCTAGGAAACAACCGTGGCGACCGTTACTCAGCCACTACACGAGTCTTTGACAAGTTGTAATTACAATATCCCTTTTGCAAGTCATTCGTGAAAGATTTTAAAACCAAGAAACCAGATTTGAACTCTAAAATTGAAATTTTAGAGTTATTCGCGTATGAAATCCGAATTCAGATTACAGATTCCAAAGTCCAGAATTCAATATTTTGGATTTAGATTTATGTTTGATTAAAAGATTAAGAAGTTCTAAACTCATATAATCACAATTCGAACCTTTTTAATGTTTTAAACTAAAAAATCAACCAAACAGTGTGGCTTGTCTTATAATGTTTTTTTGGAATTAACCACATCCCAAACAAAAACAATGTATAAATAcgaaaataaaacaaaagggTATAATGCCCATTCTAGGAAGGGCCAACTCAGCCTAGGACATAACCCCTTCTGTTTAGGTCCTTGGATGGAAGCAATCGAGTGCAAATGGGGACTTCTCCTCAATCGGTATAGACACTGTTTGAGTTAGGGATCAAAATTACGCTGAAATTACAAGAATTTCAGAGGGAAACAAAATATCTCATTCTAAAATTTTATTTCACTGACATATCGGACAAACAGATCAGAGAAcgaaaaatgatcaaaattttgattaaatttcacaaatttcaaTATGTTCACCGGCGAATGAAAAAATTgttaaacaaaattaaaatccctgATTTGAGTCCCTTTATTGTTACGCCCTGCTCTAATCCCCTCCACTGGCCGCAGCCAAATCTGCGCCCTCTCCCCTCCCTATAACGGCCGAAACTGTGGCTTTAAACGCTATCAAGACGCCCCATTCATTTCCCCTCTTCATTTCTCTCTAATGTCCGAATTCGTGTGGTAACCAATGCCTTTATGGCCATCATCGCCACCGGTCGTTTCTCTCCGAGCACCGGCCGCTATGCTCTCCCTCGCGCCTATTTAAGCCATCGTACACCTTTACAGCGAGGTTCCGCACCCAATCCACCCCACTCTCGCCCCTTTCCTCACTCAGATTGCCGTCAGCGCCATCATTTTCATCTCCGGTGAggttgcgccgccgccgccattcttTGCATTTGTGTCATCTTTGGCTGTGTTAACCTTCTCTCTGGCGCCGCAGGTCTCTTCGGAGTCGAACCCGTGGGTCGTTGTCGTCGTTCAGTCACCGGAGCCCGTCCCTAAAATCACAGcgacctccaccgccgccgtcaccaTTGCCCGGCCGTATCACCCCCGTTTTGACCTTGATTCGGCTCGTGGGGGCCAGCGCTTCCTCGCCATTTTTCGCCGCTCAACAGAATTCCACAGCTGCCAGAACCCCCTGTCAAGCCAACTCCAGCCGCCCGCCATCGTGCCGAGCCCCGCCAGAGCCtctggtccatggtggacccgTGGACCAAGGTCTCCCTTTGGTTCATAAGCAGCGTGGACTCGGTTCACATAGTTTTTCAATAACaaaatatttcaatttattttatGACATCGGCATACGCAATAAAAAGGATtttcataattaaaataaatctagAATTTCTCTGTTAATAGGTAAATTTGTAGAAAAACACCTAGAAGTTCAAATGCTTGTAActtttttgctcgtagctttGTTTTAGGCAATTTTTgcgctcaaattctcatagtgacgtgtataatttttttatagggtttttaccaaATTTTCTTACTGTTTGGTGTATTATTCTtatgtttgtttgtgtgctcgtgtagaggATCAGTTCAAGTGCAGTTTGAAAATCTCCATCaagaagactttgaaggaacCGTGCATTGCCTTtgatgaaggcaagttgtgAGCCTGATTTTCAATTAAAGTCAATTTTACAAAACATGCATATTGTGTTTTTTGTGAAATGGGGTAATTTAGCAAATACTAGCAACATGTGTAGTTTTCCTTTATAGATATTTTATTCAATAACATGAGTATactgcttagccatgctttaagatgaacatgtagtgtgtaggtgatgaatcataaGCTATGAAATTAAAAGTTGAGATAAAAAGTATGACATaataattgatgttgttaaggatATTAGCAACAAGGAATCTAGAGTTTGGGTAAGAAGAGCATGTGGATATGTTCGAGGCAGTTTTTGGTTTGTTGGCTAAGGTGTGATGCTTCCCCCGGTTAGTTGGCGGTCTTACTCAAATCATAGTAAGAACCGGTTTATGGAACGACCATCCATGATAATAGTACAACTACGAGACCTATATGGTATGGTTTAGCTAAGTTGCTATATGTTCTTCTAGTGGAGTATGAGCCAAATGAATGTATAGAGAAGGAATGAATACTTTCTGATTCTACCTAACACAAGAGAGGGTTTTTGGGGTGGAGAgggtactccacttatgtacggtgAAAAAATTTTAGTGGGCAAATGCATGCTGAGAGACTCTTTGAAAAAGCCTCATAGTGATCTTTCGGCgtacacctcggaagtgtgtaagataCCGACGGATACCGGCGAAAGAGTTGGTCACATACAAACTTTACaatgtcaaactgaatattcaacaGTGCTCACGGTTACAAGCAGCAttgaccctcacatgattagttggtggaTGTTTATCATGGTAAAGAAATTGTTAAATTCTCGAAGGTTAAAGGAGATCATTTACACTTCTTTCCTTTTGAAAAACTGCTTTATGTTATCTTAGTTTAAAATTGGTTTTTATGCAAATTAAACTCTAGAGGATGAGAAATCTTGATTTAAGTCttaatatcatattttttttcctacttactaagtattggaaatactcacgtttgcttttcagaaggtgaaacttttgagGAATATCTCATGGATGGTGCAGAGTTCTAGACTTGTGTAGCTCCCGATCGGCTGCCTGTGGAGTGGACACTACGATGTGTTACTTTTTCATtgttatgtaattttctttagatttgtgtggtcattttgtaataatgaacACGGTGTCTACTTTTTACGAGTGATGTCGAAATATGTATGTATAAAATGATCTTGGTTTACATATAGTATACGTTCGGTTTGGTTTTAAACCGAGTGTAACATTAGCTTTTTAAAAGATAGCTTATAGGTGAACTGTTGGGTtcgatttttggttttttagtaGAAGTCTAGAAAAACCGAGCTAGACCTAAGAAGAGACGGCGAAAGAGACAGCGGGCGCTAGAAGCAGCCGAGGCAAGCCAAGGGGGATGCACTGCACGTTCCGTTCAATCCCACCGCGGCGCGGGGGTTGGATGGGTGAAGAGATGGAGGATGCATTGTGACGCTTGACCCAACCAAACCCCGTCCCTCCTGCCGAGTCCATGAGCCTTAGCCCACGCATCACCAGTTCCCACCGCGCCACCAACCCCCAAGCATCAGACCAAACCAATCAGCACCACTTATATATCGCACCTCACCGGCCGGTACCCTCCTCAGCTTCTCGCTCTGAAGCTTCGAACTACCAGTTACCCGGCACGGTTCCTTCTGAGCTTCTGCCAAACAGAGTACGAAGCCAAGAAACAGAGGAGAGGTAAGCGATTGATTGGTGTGGCCATGGCCGCAGCGAGTTTGATCAAGGTGCCCATCGGCCAGAATCCTAGGCTGGCGTGCCGCGCCCCGGGGAGGAGCGGAGGCCTGGTCAGGTGCTCGTTGCAGGGCGCGATCGTCGGCGGCCGGACGGAGTGGCAGAGCAGCTGCGCGGTGCTGTCTAGCAAGGCGGCCGCGCTCGGCTCGCAGTCCATCGACGGCCACGTCGCATCGGCGCCGGCGCAGAACGGGGAGGTGCTGAACCTGGTCCCTGTGAGTAGTATCAACGGCGGAGCCAAGAACCTGCCGCAGCCGCTGCGCATCGCGGACCTGTCCCCGGCGCCGATGCACGGGTCGCAGCTGCGCGTAGCGTACCAGGGCGTGCCGGGGGCGTACAGCGAGAAGGCGGCCGGGAAGGCGTACCCGGGCTGCGACGCCATCCCCTGCGACCAGTTCGAGGTGGCGTTCCATGCCGTGGAGCTGTGGATCGCGGACCGCGCCGTGCTCCCCGTGGAGAACTCGCTGGGCGGCAGCATCCACCGCAACTACGACCTCCTGCTCCGGCACCGCCTCCACATCGTCGGCGAGGTGCAGCTCCCCGTGCACCACTGCCTCCTGGCTCTCCCGGGGGTGCGCAAGGAGTGCCTCACCCGCGTCATCAGCCACCCGCAAGCGCTGGCGCAGTGCGAGCACACGCTCACCCGCATGGGCCTCAACGTGGTCCGCGAGGCCTTCGACGACACGGCCGGCGCCGCCGAATACGTGGCCGCCAACGGGCTCCGCGACACGGCCGCCATCGCGTCCTCCCGCGCCGCCGAGCTGTACGGGATGGAGGTGCTCGCCGACGGCATCCAGGACGACTCCGGCAACGTGACGCGGTTCGTGATGCTGGCCAGGGAGCCCATCGTGCCGCGCACGGACCGCCCCTTCAAGACCAGCATCGTGTTCGCTCACGACAAGGAGGGCACCTCCGTGCTCTTCAAGGTTCTCTCCGCCTTCGCCTTCCGCGACATCTCCCTCACCAAGATCGAGAGCCGGCCGCACCGCCACAGGCCCATCCGCCTCGTCGACGACGCCAACGTCGGCACCGCCAAGCACTTCGAGTACATGTTCTACGTCGACTTCCAGGCCTCCCTCGCCGAGCCCCGCGCGCAGAACGCGCTGGCCGAGGTCCAGGAGTTCACCTCCTTCTTGCGGGTGCTCGGCAGTTACCCCATGGACATGACCCCCATGACCGCCGGCGCCTCCTCCACCATAACCTCATCCGATGCCTCTCTTGATTCCTCCTAGTGCTCAGAGGAGAATTCGTCGAGTAGCGACGTTAGTTTCTGGTCATGTCGTCCTACTCGTCCCTCGCTGCCGGGAGTTAATCAATtttgattatattttttatcgtGATAATACGTGTAATTGTTCCATTCCAGCTAATTCGTCTGCAGTGAATATACCTGTGAGATTGATACATTCGTGTTCATCTGTCGTCTGAGCTCTGAACGCTTGCTAGTTGCTATATAAAAATATTCCGGCTAAACAAAAGAAACACCTGCTTTTCTACTT
This genomic window from Phragmites australis chromosome 7, lpPhrAust1.1, whole genome shotgun sequence contains:
- the LOC133924157 gene encoding arogenate dehydratase/prephenate dehydratase 6, chloroplastic-like, which gives rise to MAAASLIKVPIGQNPRLACRAPGRSGGLVRCSLQGAIVGGRTEWQSSCAVLSSKAAALGSQSIDGHVASAPAQNGEVLNLVPVSSINGGAKNLPQPLRIADLSPAPMHGSQLRVAYQGVPGAYSEKAAGKAYPGCDAIPCDQFEVAFHAVELWIADRAVLPVENSLGGSIHRNYDLLLRHRLHIVGEVQLPVHHCLLALPGVRKECLTRVISHPQALAQCEHTLTRMGLNVVREAFDDTAGAAEYVAANGLRDTAAIASSRAAELYGMEVLADGIQDDSGNVTRFVMLAREPIVPRTDRPFKTSIVFAHDKEGTSVLFKVLSAFAFRDISLTKIESRPHRHRPIRLVDDANVGTAKHFEYMFYVDFQASLAEPRAQNALAEVQEFTSFLRVLGSYPMDMTPMTAGASSTITSSDASLDSS